The genomic segment GGTGAGTGCTCTGGAGACGAAACGCTCAGCCCCGCCATCAGGGCGATACTTTTGGCGAACGATGGCCAGACGATCATGTTTCATTACAGATATCTCCTGGCTGCTAAGATGACCGCATCCACGGGAATGACGTCGAGGTAGCGCGCATTCGTGTGGGTATCTATGGCGTCAGGATCGGGTAACGGGCCATAATCTCCCGCCCATATGACTTCACCGTTAACCTGCCACGGAGACCAGAATGTCAGTTTCGACGGGCCAAAGAGGGCGATGCAGGGGGTGTGCAGCGCGGCGGCCATATGCATTGGAACGGAATCAACGCCAATAAAAAGTGACGCATGATCGATAAGGGCTGCCAGCTGGCGCAAAGTTAATTGTCCTGCCAACGACACCACGCCCGTAGCGGGGGAGGAGGCGAGAATACGGTCGATCATCTCCAGCTCTTTTTTGTCCGGTCCGGCCGTCAGGACGACAGTATGGCCCTCTGCCTGAAGTGCGCTAATGGTTTGCGCCATTTTGCCCTCATCCCAGCATTTGAAAAACCAGCGTGACGTAGGCTGCACGACGATAAAACGGTCACCTACGTCTTTTTGCGTCAGCTTTTCACGGGCAGAATGCCAGTCGCTTGTGGTGTAGGCCATGGTAACGGCGGGCTTGAGGGCAACCGGCAAGGGCGTCAGAATTGAGAGATTCTGTTCAACGGTATGCAACGTACTGTGATTCTCTACAGAAACCAAATCGGTATGGCAAAACCGCCAGAAAGCGCTTTTGCGCTTATTAAAGGCGAAGCCGAGACGAACCGGTGCGCCGGTGAAACGGGTAACGAGGGCGCTGTGCCACTGATCGGCAAGGTTTATCACCAGATGATAATGCTGAGTTCTCACTGCACGGAGCAACTGCCACTCTTTTTGCAGGTGCTTAAGCGTACCCAACTGTTTCCACTTACGGTCGATACCGTAGATTGTTCCTGTTGCGGGATGTGCCGCAAGCATGTCGCGCGTCTCTTCATAAAGCAGGACATCGATCTGTGCCGCGGGCCATTGTTGGCGCAACGAATCAATGACGGGTGTGGTGAGTAACATGTCGCCATGATGGCGTAGTTTGATAAGTAAAATGCGCAAATCAGGCGTGTCAGGTAAGTTATTCATCATCATCTTATCAGCGTTGTACTGTAGCCAATTCTAATAGACCTGCTGGCGACTTGCACTCTTTCTCCATAATGCCAGTAATTTCCCCACAAGGGTTTACTCGTGCTTTAGAGCGTGCGTAACATAGCGCTAACTCTCCTGCCTTACGGACTCATTATGAAAAAACCAGCGTTTATCATCACGATCGATACCGAGGGCGATAATCTCTGGCAAAACCATCGGGTAATTAAAACGGAAAATGCGCGCTATCTGGCACGGTTTCAGGCGCTCTGCGAGCGTTTTGGTTTTAAGCCCGTCTGGTTGACGAACTATGAGATGGCAATCGAACCGGTTTTTATTGCGTTCGCCAGGGATGTCATCGCCCGGGGGCAGGGGGAAGTGGGGATGCATCTGCACGCATGGAATAGCCCCCCTGAGCACGATCTTACCGGCGATGACTGGCGCTGGCAGCCTTATCTGATTGAGTTTTCGGATGAGGTGATGCGTGAAAAAGTGTTATTCATGACCCGCTTGCTGGAAGAGACCTTCCAGACCAAAATGCTCAGCCACCGCGCCGGGCGCTGGGCGTTTGATAGCCGCTATGCCAGGCTACTGGTTGAGCAGGGCTATCAGATCGACTGTTCCGTTACGCCACGGGTGAACTGGCGCAACGCGAAAGGCGCCCCGCAGGGCCATGGCGGAACAAATTATCAGCATTTTCCCGACCATGCTTACTTCATGGACGCAGAGGATATTTCCCGGCCGGGCAATAGCTCGTTGCTTGAAGTCCCGATGAGCATTCAGTATAAACACCCGGCCTGGCTGAACACCGTCAAGCAGAATTACGATCGCCTGCGCGGCAAATATCGCTCTCCCTCCGTCAACTGGCTACGTCCGTCTGGCGGGAATACGTCACAGATGATTCAGGTTGCGCAGCAATGTCTGGCCCAGGGCAATGATTATGTAGAATTTATGCTTCACTCTTCTGAGTTCATGCCGGGTGGAAGCCCTACGTTTAAAGACGATGCGGCAATAGAAAACCTGTATCAGGATTTGGAGCAGCTCTTTACCTGGTTATCAGATAAGACGGTTGGAATGACGCTGGCGGAATTTTATCAGTACAAAAACAATTTGCCCACCTAAGCGCTGAGTTTCATCCTGACTCCTCAGCGCATGACGGAA from the unidentified bacterial endosymbiont genome contains:
- the rfaQ gene encoding putative lipopolysaccharide heptosyltransferase III, coding for MMMNNLPDTPDLRILLIKLRHHGDMLLTTPVIDSLRQQWPAAQIDVLLYEETRDMLAAHPATGTIYGIDRKWKQLGTLKHLQKEWQLLRAVRTQHYHLVINLADQWHSALVTRFTGAPVRLGFAFNKRKSAFWRFCHTDLVSVENHSTLHTVEQNLSILTPLPVALKPAVTMAYTTSDWHSAREKLTQKDVGDRFIVVQPTSRWFFKCWDEGKMAQTISALQAEGHTVVLTAGPDKKELEMIDRILASSPATGVVSLAGQLTLRQLAALIDHASLFIGVDSVPMHMAAALHTPCIALFGPSKLTFWSPWQVNGEVIWAGDYGPLPDPDAIDTHTNARYLDVIPVDAVILAARRYL
- a CDS encoding polysaccharide deacetylase family protein, with the protein product MKKPAFIITIDTEGDNLWQNHRVIKTENARYLARFQALCERFGFKPVWLTNYEMAIEPVFIAFARDVIARGQGEVGMHLHAWNSPPEHDLTGDDWRWQPYLIEFSDEVMREKVLFMTRLLEETFQTKMLSHRAGRWAFDSRYARLLVEQGYQIDCSVTPRVNWRNAKGAPQGHGGTNYQHFPDHAYFMDAEDISRPGNSSLLEVPMSIQYKHPAWLNTVKQNYDRLRGKYRSPSVNWLRPSGGNTSQMIQVAQQCLAQGNDYVEFMLHSSEFMPGGSPTFKDDAAIENLYQDLEQLFTWLSDKTVGMTLAEFYQYKNNLPT